TGGAATGCCTGGAGATACCAAAGAAATAATGAATAAGACAATAAAATTTGTACACTCACTTAAACCAAACTATGCAATATACAGTCTTGCTACACCATACCCTGGAACAAGATTCTATCAAGAATCATTTGAGAAAAATCTTATTAAAGTAAAAGACTGGTCTAAATATACATTAATCAGCCCTATCATAGAAACAGTAGACTTTTCACTGAAAGACTTAAGAAGAATACAGGCAAAAGCATTTATTAAATTTTATTTAAGACCACAATATCTTCTAAGTCAATTTATAAAAGACGGACCATACTTTATTAAAACAGTATTCGGTGTAATAAAAACAGCCTTAGGTAAAACTCCTAACACAACAGATTATAACAAACGAGACATTAAAGCACTAGAACCATAATTATACTAATATTATGTTAAGCTTCTCTTCTCCCTTATTTATTTTACATACTAATTTTTTTATAATATAAACTTATTAAATAATATAAAATCTATACTTAATATATTAACACATATGAGTTGATTACATGGACAACAAGATATTATCAGCAATCATAGTAATCATAGTAATAATTATTTCTTCATTATATGGAGGTCATATTGCTGATAGTAATGATACAGGAAATATAACAGGTAATAGTACTGTAAGTGTCATGGAAGACGGACAATACACTAGTATGGAGGATGTATCAGCCTACATTAAAAAATATCATAAATTACCTAGTAATTATATAACAAAAGAGGAAGCACGTGATTTAGGATGGACTGGCGGATCACTGGAGCCATATGCCCCTGGTAAAAGTATAGGTGGTGATGTATTTACTAACAGACAGGGAATACTGCCACGCAGTGATAAAAAATATATTGAATGTGATATTGATGCTAATAATACTAGTCGTGGAGCAAAAAGAATAGTATACTCTACCGATGATTACAGAGTTTATTATACAGAGGATCACTACAACACATTCACAGAGGTATAATAATTAATAATCTTATTATATTGAATAAGGAGGGAATTAATAATTGACAGAATATATAGAATTAGACGGACATAAAATAAAAGAATATTCACATGAATACCTAATTAAGACACTTGATTTACCAGATTATTATGGTAGAAACTTGGATGCATTATATGATTGTCTTACAGATATATGTGAAGATACAGAAATACATTTATTTAATAGTAACGAGGTATCACTTGACCTGATAGATACATTCTTTGATGCAGCATGTGCTAATAATTGTTTAACATTTACAAATGACTAATTAAACAATTAGCCTCACCCTCTTTAAAATAGAATTTAAAACTTATTTTACAAAATAAAGTTCTGAATTGATATAACTCTTTCTAAGCAAATATTGATTTTTACTTTTTCTAAAATTAGAAGAAAATCTTTAGAAGAGTGTTTTAATACTCTCTTCGATTTCCTGGTACTCTATTTATATTAAGTACTACTATTTCGGAATGTGTTCCCAGTCTTATTGGTGCTGCAAATGCACCTACTCCCTCAGTAACTGACAAATATGAGCGATATGTTTTGTCTTTTACTGTTACCTGTCTGTTAAATAAACCATTGCTGTATTCGAACATAAGCTTTGAAACATAGTTTACTGGGAAGAATTGTCCTCCATGTGTATGACCTGATAATTGTAATTCTATTCCCATCTTTGAGAATTCATCCCAGTATTGAGGAACATGGTATATGAGAATATTATTCATTGTATCAGATATTGGTAATTTGTAGCTGTTATCCAAATCTAAGTTATCAAATGAGAATCTTAATCCTATGATATTAAGATTTACATCATCATATATTAGATTATCATCATCTAGTATTATTACTCCAGCATTTTCTAATGCTTTTTTCACATGATCTATTCCCTGATAGTAATCATGGTTTCCTGGCGTAAATATTACAGGCATTATCGCATCTTTAAATCCCATGAATGTATCGGGAAGTATTGGACTTGAACCATCAGCTACGTCACCTGATATTATTGTGATTACTTTAGTATTTTCTTTCTGTTTTTCTTCAGCTATTTTATTAATATTATTTACCAATTCTGTTATTGTAGACTTGTGTATCATTGATCCTATATGTATATCTGACACGTGTATTATTGTCACAGGTTTACTTAGTTTTTCTGATTTTTCCTTTAGATATATTTCATATCCTCTAATGTAGTTATGATGTGCTACGTAGTATCCTATTATCATAAATAGAGGTACTAAGAGTACTATTATTGTTTTAATTGTCAGTGATAATTGTATGAAAAATCCTATTATATATAAAAGGATTATCTCAAATAAGTACATGAATGATGCCCATAGCCATAATCCCGATATTTCGACTAGTATTTCTGTTATTCTATGACTTTTATTTCGTTCTATTGACATTGGAATTATTCTGATAGCTACTAGTATTATTACTAAGCTTATTATGATATATAAGTTTAAATTGATTTCTAGTATAGTTGATAGTGATGTTATTATAAAGTAGTTATATATCATTAGCAGGAATGTGAATAGTACTCCTTGTATTTGAAATCGGCGTTCAGCATAATCTATAGTAACACTTCCTCTTATCCTTTTTTTAAATTATTTGTTGTTTTGTTAATTGTTTTTATACATAGTTTTTCCAGTTATCTGATATATCATCGAATGTTCCTCTTGTTATTCCTAATGATAATTCCAGGTTGTGTGTCATTGTTTTTATTACTTCGTTTTCATGGGTTTCTGACCATAATGGTTGGGTGTAGAAGAAGAATGGAATTGTCACTGCTAGATTCATAAGTAGCAGTACTAAGGTTTCCTCTTCATAGATTGGTTTGAATATTTTATTTTTTATTCCTTCATCTAAGACTTGTCTTATTAGTGGTTTGAATCTTTCTATTCTTTCACAGATGATTTTTATGAATATTTCACCATCTAGATTTTTTACATCGTGCATTAATGTTTCTTCTCTATGCATAAGAGAAATTATTTCATAAACCATTTCCTTAATTTTGTCTATTGTTGTTAAAGCTTTATTATTTAATATTGTAGTCATATTCTTTATCTCTTTATCGAGATATCTATTAATAAGGATATTTTTAACTTCTTCTTTATTTTTAAAGTAATGATAAAAAGTTCCTTTTACAACGTCTATTTCATTAATGATATCTGTTACTGTTACGTTGTTATATCCTTTTTCATTAAATAATCTCTCTGCTGTATTGAGTATTTCTTCTTTACGTTCTTCTGGTGGTAGAGAGATTCTGGTTTTTTTCATGTTATCTATCCCTTCTGTTATTATCGATAACTATATATATTATCATATTTAAAATTTTTATACAAGTAGTCAATGACTAGTAGTCAATGACCTTTGGTTAATGAATTATTAGGAATGATAAAGAAGAAAAAAAATAAATCGAGGTATTAAAAATGGAATCAAAAGAAAGTCATGAGGAAATAGAAACAGACAAAATGATACGAACTTTTGAGAACATCATAAACAATGGACTATCACAAAAACTATTAAACAGTGCACTAAACTACTGTGATAAATGTCAAAAGTCACATCTAGAATCTGCACTGGATTACTACCTGGGAAAACAAGATGAAATCTGTACAACCTGTAAAATAACCTACAAACTAATACAAAAAATAATAAAAAAATCATTAGAAACATTTGACACATCAGAAGAAGCATTAATAGAAACCATGCAAAATCCAGTATGGGAACGAGGATTACTAAGCACATTCAAAGGAATGAGCAGATTCAAAGTAAGAAAACCATTTACACCTGGAGCACCGTATCAGATAGTCTGGAACATAACAAGAGCATGCAATTTTAACTGCATACACTGTTACGAAAATGCAGGACAAA
This genomic interval from Candidatus Methanosphaera massiliense contains the following:
- a CDS encoding TetR/AcrR family transcriptional regulator, which codes for MKKTRISLPPEERKEEILNTAERLFNEKGYNNVTVTDIINEIDVVKGTFYHYFKNKEEVKNILINRYLDKEIKNMTTILNNKALTTIDKIKEMVYEIISLMHREETLMHDVKNLDGEIFIKIICERIERFKPLIRQVLDEGIKNKIFKPIYEEETLVLLLMNLAVTIPFFFYTQPLWSETHENEVIKTMTHNLELSLGITRGTFDDISDNWKNYV
- a CDS encoding barstar family protein, with translation MTEYIELDGHKIKEYSHEYLIKTLDLPDYYGRNLDALYDCLTDICEDTEIHLFNSNEVSLDLIDTFFDAACANNCLTFTND
- a CDS encoding ribonuclease domain-containing protein, whose amino-acid sequence is MDNKILSAIIVIIVIIISSLYGGHIADSNDTGNITGNSTVSVMEDGQYTSMEDVSAYIKKYHKLPSNYITKEEARDLGWTGGSLEPYAPGKSIGGDVFTNRQGILPRSDKKYIECDIDANNTSRGAKRIVYSTDDYRVYYTEDHYNTFTEV
- a CDS encoding metallophosphoesterase, with product MSIERNKSHRITEILVEISGLWLWASFMYLFEIILLYIIGFFIQLSLTIKTIIVLLVPLFMIIGYYVAHHNYIRGYEIYLKEKSEKLSKPVTIIHVSDIHIGSMIHKSTITELVNNINKIAEEKQKENTKVITIISGDVADGSSPILPDTFMGFKDAIMPVIFTPGNHDYYQGIDHVKKALENAGVIILDDDNLIYDDVNLNIIGLRFSFDNLDLDNSYKLPISDTMNNILIYHVPQYWDEFSKMGIELQLSGHTHGGQFFPVNYVSKLMFEYSNGLFNRQVTVKDKTYRSYLSVTEGVGAFAAPIRLGTHSEIVVLNINRVPGNRREY